A genomic region of Gossypium hirsutum isolate 1008001.06 chromosome D01, Gossypium_hirsutum_v2.1, whole genome shotgun sequence contains the following coding sequences:
- the LOC107939921 gene encoding uncharacterized protein: MAFKTFTASIKLLIDQERNKVLLAEAGNDFIDTLRSLLKLPLGNIGLLFRKNKCLLTGCLDNLNNSVENLSLNSFRTHACKRMLLYPRSIHKDKPVQYFTCKKRGCGLLSYYETSRCSCGKLMNSEIYLEEMERDGVKDENEGGFCKVESRFFITDDLRVMKGLPGDLIQFLNKLGIKDVNMNAVKELEIGSKEIFNLLSHSLISKTTLTDVFLRKQGTMLVERPLLIGPSTKETTAKDGKTRVKIMERKSDRKILYAEANEDFVDLLFSLLTIPLESVLQLVGDRYIIAGS; this comes from the exons ATGGCTTTTAAAACATTCACGGCTTCAATCAAACTGTTGATAGACCAGGAAAGAAACAAGGTACTTCTTGCTGAAGCTGGGAATGATTTTATTGATACTCTCCGCAGCCTTCTTAAGTTGCCGCTTGGAAACATTGGTCTACTCTTTCGCAAAAATAAATGCCTGCTGACCGGTTGCTTGGATAACCTAAACAACAGCGTCGAGAATCTCAGCCTCAATAGCTTTCGAACCCATGCCTGTAAGCGTATGTTGCTTTATCCGAGAAGCATTCATAAAGACAAGCCAGTCCAGTATTTTACATGCAAAAAGAGGGGATGTGGTTTGTTGAGTTATTATGAAACTTCAAGATGCTCTTGCGGAAAGTTGATGAATAGTGAGATATATTTAGAAGAAATGGAGAGAGATGGGGTAAAAGATGAAAATGAGGGAGGGTTCTGTAAAGTAGAATCCAGGTTTTTCATCACTGACGATTTAAGGGTGATGAAAGGATTACCAGGTGATCTCATTCAATTCCTTAATAAGTTGGGTATCAAGGATGTTAATATGAATGCTGTTAAGGAACTTGAAATTGGTTCAAAAGAG ATATTTAATCTTTTGAGCCATTCATTGATCTCAAAGACTACTCTGACCGATGTTTTTCTAAGAAAACAAGGAACGATGTTAGTTGAACGGCCCTTGCTCATAGGTCCAAGTACCAAGGAGACAACTGCAAAAGATGGCAAAACAAGAGTGAAGATAATGGAGAGAAAGTCAGATAGGAAGATCTTGTATGCTGAAGCAAATGAAGATTTCGTTGACCTCTTATTTAGCCTCCTCACAATCCCTCTAGAATCGGTGTTACAACTTGTAGGAGATCGTTACATCATAGCTGGATCTTAA
- the LOC107939915 gene encoding uncharacterized protein, with translation MASESTRISIKLLIDQERNKYPYVSPRKQRLTFRQTSNSGACCGKLMNRDVPGREMDVVKDETKGESMFFTTDGLVVMKGLPGNLIQFLHKLGIKNFHQIKEEVLEIDSYEMSNLLSYSLVSKTTLTDALLRKQRILSGEKSLLVAPNMEETVEIDVKTRVKIILRKSDRKILFAETSEDFVDLLFSFLTIPFDSELNIPLVDVEQQVISIGQVEALALLKACLCSSSPLSALKNYIVKKRKREPLQ, from the exons ATGGCTTCTGAATCAACCAGGATTTCAATCAAGCTTTTAATTGACCAGGAAAGAAACAAG TATCCTTATGTTTCCCCTCGGAAGCAACGCTTGACTTTTCGGCAAACATCAAATTCCGGAGCCTG TTGCGGAAAGTTGATGAACAGGGATGTTCCTGGAAGGGAAATGGATGTAGTAAAAGATGAAACTAAGGGAGAGTCCATGTTTTTCACCACTGATGGTTTAGTAGTGATGAAAGGTTTGCCAGGTAATCTCATTCAATTCCTTCATAAGCTGGGAATCAAGAATTTTCATCAGATCAAAGAAGAAGTTCTGGAAATTGATTCATATGAG ATGTCTAATCTTTTGAGCTATTCACTGGTCTCAAAGACTACTTTGACTGATGCTTTACTGAGAAAACAACGAATTCTCAGTGGTGAAAAGTCCTTGCTCGTAGCTCCAAATATGGAGGAGACAGTTGAAATTGATGTCAAAACAAGGGTGAAAATAATACTGAGGAAGTCTGATAGGAAAATATTATTCGCTGAAACAAGTGAAGATTTTGTGGACCTCTTATTTAGCTTCCTCACCATACCTTTTGATTCT GAATTAAATATCCCACTTGTTGACGTTGAACAGCAAGTTATCAGCATTGGGCAGGTGGAA GCACTTGCTCTATTGAAGGCCTGTTTGTGTTCATCCTCACCTTTATCAGCTTTAAAGAACTATATTGTCAAGAAACGAAAGCGTGAGCCATTACAGTGA
- the LOC121203249 gene encoding putative receptor-like protein kinase At3g47110, translating to MENGSLEEWLHQSINRNESDIVRNLSFFQRVNVAIDVAYALEYLHHQCETTIIHCDLKPNNILLDQEMVGHISDFGLAKILSADRLNYSTNQSSSIGLRGTIGYAPPEYGMGSELSTKGDVYSYGILLLKIFTGKRPTDDMFKEGLSIHNFVEAALPEQVIEITDPILLQERARQGTLKEFTLNDKHLQHLNSIFEIGLTCSAESPTERMDMSDVVSKLCSIRVKLLHPTRVHRERQALYIAQSTGT from the exons ATGGAAAATGGAAGCTTGGAGGAGTGGCTACATCAATCTATCAACAGGAATGAGTCGGACATTGTGAGAAACCTGAGCTTTTTTCAAAGAGTTAATGTGGCCATAGACGTTGCTTATGCACTCGAGTATCTACACCATCAGTGTGAGACGACAATCATTCATTGTGACCTTAAACCAAACAATATACTGCTTGATCAAGAAATGGTTGGCCATATTAGTGACTTCGGCTTAGCAAAAATCCTTTCTGCAGATAGGCTTAACTATTCTACTAATCAGTCAAGCTCCATTGGATTAAGAGGGACTATTGGTTATGCGCCACCGg AATATGGCATGGGAAGTGAGTTATCAACAAAAGGTGATGTGTACAGCTATGGCATTCTCTTGCTAAAGATTTTCACCGGGAAAAGGCCGACTGATGATATGTTCAAAGAAGGTCTTAGCATTCACAACTTTGTTGAGGCAGCTTTGCCAGAACAAGTAATTGAGATTACAGATCCCATTCTTCTTCAAGAGAGAGCTAGACAAGGCACACTTAAAGAATTCACTCTCAATGACAAGCATCTTCAACACTTGAATTCAATATTTGAAATTGGACTCACTTGTTCTGCTGAATCACCTACCGAGAGGATGGACATGAGTGACGTTGTTTCCAAGCTTTGTTCTATTAGAGTCAAACTTCTTCATCCAACTCGCGTACATCGTGAGCGCCAAGCTTTATATATTGCTCAATCAACAG GTACCTAA
- the LOC107939916 gene encoding probable LRR receptor-like serine/threonine-protein kinase At3g47570: MTAANIKANLQLSVCKTEARRIKSSFQHGGLPLTVGKLKNLAAFRVSRNRLSGLLPNNLGSCVHLEALILGGNLFEGPIPSSLSSLRGLVLLDVSDNNLSGDVPEFLVSFGALKYLNLSFNDFEGLIPSEGVFKNKSATFVEGNNKLCGGIPELHLSRCNSKTSSDTSLKLKVAIIVVILGVALVFSCLLILWFRKKKELPTTTCAENSILQLSYQSILRATDGFSVQNLLGSGSFGSVYKGILEESGAVIAVKVLNLLNRGASS; encoded by the exons atgACAGCAGCAAACATTAAAGCAAATTTGCAACTCAGTGTTTGCAAGACTGAAGCAAGAAGAATCAAG tccagctttcaacatGGTGGCCTTCCTCTTACAGTAGGAAAACTGAAAAATCTAGCTGCATTTCGTGTTTCTCGAAATAGGTTATCCGGTTTGCTTCCAAACAACCTTGGTAGCTGTGTACATCTAGAAGCACTGATTTTAGGTGGCAATTTGTTTGAAGGGCCCATTCCTTCATCTTTGAGTTCATTGAGAGGTCTTGTGCTATTGGATGTTTCTGACAATAATCTTTCTGGTGATGTTCCAGAATTCCTTGTGAGCTTTGGGGCATTAAAGTACTTAAATCTCTCTTTCAATGATTTTGAGGGACTTATACCAAGTGAAGGAGTCTTTAAGAATAAAAGTGCAACATTCGTTGAGGGAAACAATAAGCTTTGTGGAGGCATTCCTGAGTTACACTTGTCAAGATGTAACTCAAAAACATCATCAGACACTTCCCTTAAACTAAAAGTTGCAATTATCGTCGTGATTTTAGGTGTGGCTTTGGTCTTCTCATGTCTCCTCATCCTGTGGTTTAGAAAGAAGAAAGAGCTGCCAACAACAACTTGTGCAGAAAATTCCATTTTACAGTTGTCATACCAAAGCATCCTAAGGGCTACAGATGGATTCTCCGTACAAAATTTGCTTGGTTCAGGAAGCTTCGGTTCTGTATACAAAGGAATTCTCGAAGAGAGTGGAGCAGTTATTGCAGTAAAGGTGCTTAATCTTCTAAATCGTGGAGCTTCTAGCTGA
- the LOC107939917 gene encoding probable LRR receptor-like serine/threonine-protein kinase At3g47570 encodes MELSTKHMEVFNSFFLVYIEVIIFLSCFNLLGLATGSPVVGGNDTDHQALLQFKAKITGYQLEVMESWNSSIHFCQWRGVTCGRKHRRVTKLELKHLKLSGSLSPYVGNMSFLRELKLQGNRFYSKIPQEIGRLRRPQILDLTNNSISGEIPSNLSACSKLIVVYMGGNQLAGEIPALLGHLSQVKFLSFRNNDLRGSIPPSFGNLSSLEELRLEFNGLTGIIPEALGRLTNLSYFMVVENAISGIFPMAMFNLSNIIAIDIGANKIQGTLHFDLAVTMPNVEFFSIWGNQISGQIPIAVWNASSLNTLQLNNNRLTGNVPSLEKLDKLIVLELHANALGRGREGDLKFFCTLVNNTKLLDLFVGVNNFGGALPKCISNFSSTLLHLSIYKNKISGRILDRIGNLINLELLDASENQLSGPIPFDIGRHQKLQRFYIDRNFLSGTIPDSIGNLTMLTAVNLAFNNLQGSIPSSLGHCQNLLAMSLSHNNLSGPIPPQAFELPFLSIFLDLKSNYLTGVLEQ; translated from the coding sequence ATGGAGCTATCAACAAAGCATATGGAAGTGTTCAACtctttttttcttgtttacaTTGAAGTTATAATTTTTCTGTCATGCTTCAACTTGCTTGGTTTAGCAACAGGCAGCCCTGTAGTTGGAGGAAACGACACTGATCACCAAGCTTTACTCCAGTTCAAAGCGAAGATAACCGGTTATCAGCTTGAGGTTATGGAATCTTGGAATAGTTCTATTCACTTCTGCCAGTGGCGTGGTGTTACCTGCGGTCGTAAGCATCGGAGAGTCACCAAGTTGGAACTGAAACACTTGAAACTCTCAGGATCTTTATCACCATATGTTGGAAATATGAGCTTCCTCAGGGAGTTGAAGCTTCAGGGCAACCGCTTCTACAGCAAGATTCCTCAAGAAATTGGTCGTTTAAGAAGACCGCAAATATTAGACCTGACCAATAACTCCATCAGTGGTGAAATTCCTTCCAATTTATCAGCTTGTTCTAAGCTTATAGTAGTTTATATGGGAGGCAACCAACTAGCAGGAGAAATACCTGCTTTGCTTGGTCATTTGTCACAAGTGAAATTCCTGAGTTTTAGGAACAACGATTTGAGAGGGAGTATCCCACCTTCCTTTGGGAACTTGTCATCCCTGGAGGAGCTTCGTTTGGAATTTAATGGATTAACCGGGATTATACCCGAAGCTCTTGGACGATTGACAAATCTTTCATATTTTATGGTAGTAGAGAATGCAATATCAGGTATTTTTCCTATGGCAATGTTCAATCTCTCCAATATTATAGCCATTGATATTGGTGCAAACAAAATTCAAGGTACTCTTCATTTTGACTTGGCGGTCACAATGCCAAATGTTGAATTCTTTTCCATCTGGGGAAACCAAATCTCTGGACAAATCCCGATTGCAGTATGGAACGCCTCAAGTCTGAATACACTTCAACTTAACAATAACAGACTCACTGGAAATGTGCCTTCATTGGAAAAGTTGGATAAACTAATCGTGCTTGAACTACACGCCAATGCTTTGGGACGTGGGAGAGAAGGTGACTTGAAGTTTTTTTGCACTTTAGTCAATAATACCAAACTATTAGATCTATTTGTAGGGGTAAATAATTTTGGAGGGGCATTACCCAAATGCATTAGCAATTTTTCTAGCACCCTCTTACATTTATCAATATATAAGAACAAAATATCGGGAAGAATCCTGGATAGGATTGGAAACCTCATCAATTTGGAATTGCTAGATGCATCAGAAAATCAACTATCAGGTCCCATTCCCTTCGATATTGGGAGGCATCAGAAGCTACAAAGATTTTACATTGATAGAAATTTTCTCTCTGGGACTATTCCCGATTCTATTGGAAATTTAACCATGTTAACCGCAGTTAATTTAGCTTTTAACAATCTTCAGGGCAGCATTCCTTCAAGTCTTGGTCACTGCCAAAATTTGCTTGCAATGAGTCTTTCTCATAACAATCTTAGTGGACCAATACCACCTCAAGCATTTGAACTCCCATTCTTGTCCATTTTTCTAGACTTAAAATCAAACTATTTGACTGGTGTGTTGGAACAATGA
- the LOC107939918 gene encoding uncharacterized protein — translation MAFKTFTSSIKLLIDQERNKVLLAEAGNDFVDTLRSLLKLPLGNIGLLFRKNKCLLTGCLDNLNNSVENLSLSSFRTHACYKPVQYFTCKKRGCGLLSYYETSRCSCGKLMNSEIYLEEMERDAVKDENEGGFCKVESRFFITDDLRVMKGLPGDLIQFLNKLGIKDVNMNAVKELEIGSKEIFNLLSHSLISKTTLTDVFLRKQGTMLVERPLLIGPSTKETTAKDGKTRVKIMERKSDRKILYAEANEDFVDLLFSLLTIPLESVLQLVRDSLLRLVPMQRWPCKRKGQQAVEPSKLKTLQDYSWPRRIFSFLTHPLGSVYEFVTKSKNSKKVVLPPFYSCPNEIPDICSQQPPAYCLVTDSSSKNRRYYLESAINKREGPLKLLDPKSPEPNTTNSSGYVEKNSLFVITDDLVVKPLSSVSGISFLKEIGVSVDDVEEQVISIGEIEAVGLLRACLCSSSALSDLMKALTMLTPDRVHGSALTLLPWCTKWSTFLPMTAVSRWSPSVPCGKAEIKGDSMFFITDELRVTKGLTGDLIQFLHKLGVKNVNKNAVKVLKLGPKETALTDVFLRQQRMMFVEQFMHVAPNIKETTEHGGKARRQQQTALQSCLYGKPRALLEKQTQKQEQKHMQMENKEIERVILNEKS, via the exons ATGGCATTTAAAACATTCACGTCTTCAATCAAACTGTTGATAGACCAGGAAAGAAACAAGGTACTTCTTGCTGAAGCTGGGAATGATTTTGTTGATACTCTCCGCAGCCTTCTTAAGTTGCCGCTTGGAAACATTGGTCTACTCTTTCGCAAAAATAAATGCCTGCTGACCGGTTGCTTGGATAACCTAAACAACAGCGTCGAGAATCTCAGCCTCAGCAGCTTTCGAACCCATGCCTGTT ACAAGCCAGTCCAGTATTTTACATGCAAAAAGAGGGGATGCGGTTTGTTGAGTTATTATGAAACTTCAAGATGCTCTTGCGGAAAGTTGATGAATAGTGAGATATATTTAGAAGAAATGGAGAGAGATGCGGTAAAAGATGAAAATGAGGGAGGGTTCTGTAAAGTAGAATCCAGGTTTTTCATCACTGACGATTTAAGGGTGATGAAAGGATTACCAGGTGATCTCATTCAATTCCTTAATAAGTTGGGTATCAAGGATGTTAATATGAATGCTGTTAAGGAACTTGAAATTGGTTCAAAAGAG ATATTTAATCTTTTGAGCCATTCATTGATCTCAAAGACTACTTTGACCGATGTTTTTCTAAGAAAACAAGGAACGATGTTAGTTGAACGGCCCTTGCTCATAGGTCCAAGTACCAAGGAGACAACTGCAAAAGATGGCAAAACAAGAGTGAAGATAATGGAGAGAAAGTCAGATAGGAAGATCTTGTATGCTGAAGCAAATGAAGATTTCGTTGACCTCTTATTTAGCCTCCTCACAATCCCTCTAGAATCGGTGTTACAACTTGTAAGAGATAGTTTGTTGAGAttagttcccatgcaaaggtggccatgcaagaGGAAAGGGCAGCAGGCAGTCGAGCCAT CCAAGCTAAAGACTCTCCAGGATTATAGTTGGCCTAGAAGAATATTTAGCTTCCTCACACACCCTTTGGGATCTGTATATGAATTTGTAACGAAGTCAAAGAATTCCAAAAAAGTTGTTCTTCCCCCATTTTATAGTTGCCCAAATGAGATTCCAGATATCTGTTCTCAGCAGCCTCCCGCATATTGTTTAGTGACAGACTCCAGTAGCAAAAACAGGAGATACTACTTGGAAAGTGCAATTAACAAAAGAGAAGGGCCCCTAAAACTGTTGGACCCAAAGTCTCCAGAGCCGAACACAACGAACAGTTCGGGCTATGTGGAGAAAAACTCACTGTTTGTTATCACAGATGATCTAGTAGTTAAACCATTATCCTCGGTGTCTGGTATTTCTTTTCTAAAGGAAATAGGGGTCTCAGTCGATGATGTTGAAGAGCAAGTTATTAGCATAGGAGAGATTGAA GCGGTTGGTTTATTGAGGGCTTGTTTGTGTTCATCTTCAGCTTTGTCAGATTTAATGAAG GCTCTGACTATGTTAACACCAGATCGAGTTCATGGTTCGGCATTAACTCTCTTACCATGGTGTACAAAGTGGTCCACATTTTTGCCGATGACTGCAGTTTCGAGGTGGTCACCATCGGTTCC ATGCGGTAAAGCTGAAATTAAAGGAGACTCAATGTTCTTCATCACTGATGAGTTAAGAGTGACGAAAGGTTTAACAGGTGATCTCATTCAATTCCTTCATAAGCTTGGTGTCAAGAATGTTAATAAGAATGCTGTTAAGGTTCTAAAACTTGGTCCAAAAGAG ACAGCTCTAACTGATGTTTTTCTGAGACAACAAAGAATGATGTTCGTTGAACAGTTCATGCACGTAGCTCCAAATATTAAGGAGACAACTGAACATGGTGGCAAAGCAAGA aggcagcagcagACTGCTTTACAATCTTGCTTGTATGGCAAGCCTCGAGCCTTGCTAGAGAAGCAAACTCAGAAGCAAGAACAGAAACACATGCAAATGGAAAACAAAGAGATTGAGAGAGTAATTTTGAATGAAAAGAGCTGA
- the LOC121213620 gene encoding uncharacterized protein: MENIKGFVEAMSMASEDSTTVSIKLLIDQESNKVIINAEAGLRAGCLNNLYNSVENLSPTSFRTGACKSMLLNPRSIYEDKYSKKLKLNMDVSTAVTEESEGEPMLFFITDDLRVMQALPGNLINFLLNLSIYDVCQIEEKVVDISSNESMLGAPNMKETTEKDSKTRVKITLRKSDRKILYGEANEDFVGLLFSFLTIPLESALELLGDKGNLTVGSIYNLSKNLDTTFSITKQKNYQDGILPPFYSCPTELPSISSQKPTPCYYLHRYINQLDPKSPILNKTNSRGYLKKKSLFVITDDLVVKSLSSVSSFKLLKETGTPLCDVEQEVISIGEVEALALLGLVCVLLQLYQLY; this comes from the exons ATGGAGAACATCAAAGGTTTTGTTGAAGCA ATGTCCATGGCTTCTGAAGATTCCACCACGGTTTCAATCAAGCTTTTGATAGACCAAGAAAGCAACAAGGTAATTATTAATGCTGAAGCTGGTCTG CGAGCTGGTTGTTTGAATAACCTATATAACAGCGTAGAAAACCTTAGCCCAACCAGCTTTCGTACCGGTGCATGTAAGTCTATGCTGCTTAATCCTAGAAGCATTTACGAAGACAAGTACTCGAAGAAATTGAAGCTTAACATGGATGTTA GTACTGCAGTAACAGAAGAAAGTGAGGGAGAACCAATGTTGTTCTTCATAACTGATGATTTAAGAGTAATGCAGGCTTTGCCAGGTAATCTTATTAATTTCCTTCTCAATTTGAGTATCTATGATGTTTGTCAGATTGAAGAAAAAGTTGTGGACATCAGTTCAAACGAG TCCATGCTCGGAGCTCCAAATATGAAAGAGACAACCGAAAAAGATAGCAAAACAAGAGTGAAGATAACGCTGAGGAAATCAGATAGGAAGATATTATATGGTGAAGCAAATGAAGATTTTGTTGGTCTTCTATTTAGCTTCCTCACAATCCCTTTGGAATCTGCATTGGAACTCTTAGGAGATAAGGGTAATCTAACGGTGGGATCCATCTATAACTTGTCTAAAAATTTAGACACCACATTCTCCATAACCAAGCAAAAGAATTACCAGGATGGTATTCTTCCCCCCTTTTATAGTTGCCCAACTGAGCTTCCAAGTATTAGTTCTCAGAAGCCTACTCCATGTTATTACCTACATCGTTATATAAATCAGTTGGACCCAAAATCTCCGATCCTGAATAAAACAAACAGTAGGGgctatttaaagaaaaaatcacTGTTTGTGATCACAGACGATCTTGTAGTTAAATCACTATCCTCGGTTTCCAGTTTTAAGTTACTGAAGGAAACAGGGACCCCTCTTTGTGATGTTGAACAAGAAGTCATTAGCATTGGAGAGGTTGAA GCGCTTGCTCTATTAGGGCTTGTTTGTGTTCTTCTCCAGCTTTATCAGCTTTACTGA